The window CAGAGTATAAATTCTTAGCATCCGCATTCATAaagtatttaatatataatgtaaatatattttagtttgttattaatttaaataaagaaatttgAATCAGCAGTGACAAAAATAAATGTTTGTATTATTTCAATTAGtccaaaattttctatttaaaaagatttttttcgTAGATGtgcttctctctcttcttcgttCTCTTTCTAGGATCTTTCACGAAGAAAAGATCGAGATAAAACTTTTTGTTCTATCGTGCCTCTGGTGTATTTGGTCAGTTTGACGAGTACAACCGGCTTCTGATTCTGGTGGTTCATGGTCTTTTCGACAGAGTTGTCCGACTTTCGACTCCACGTCGTTTTCTTCTCGATGGCGACAGCAGCCTCATACCGGATTTTCCATGTTTTGTTGATTTAGATTTCCCGTTTTTCTATGTCCAATCACCTTTATTTCCTCAGCTTTGATTTCATTGCTTCCTCTCTTTGTTGTGAGCCGTTTCATTTTCGAgctattttttaccattaaaaatgaCAGATTCTCAAGCAGAAAGATCGACAGTGGTGGGATCGATTGTAGGCGATTCGTCTTTCTGGAAACATAGATCTGGTGTATGACTTGAACAACCGTGAAGATGGTTCCATAGTGAACGGTTTCTTCATCGGTATGGCTCTGTTTGATGATAGAGTTATGTTGAATCTCCCTTCGATCGTCGGTGGAAGATAGTTAGTCCTCTCTTTGTCCGTTTGTTGGATCTTTGTGTTTTTCTTGTCGGACTTATTCTCGTTGAACCAtaatccataaataaaatattagatgcaattttttttaaaaaatatatattttctctatttctatttattttattttattttgagattttgctatttataatgttttattcatTTGGCGGGTCCTACAGTAAGTTGTTTTcaagataaaaaattagaagttTTGTAGCTAACAGATAATATTTCGTCCTAATTCGGATAATTTGCGCCATTAATTTCAGTGTGACAGTACAATGAATACATTGATTGGCAACTGCGTATGTCTGTATTCCAAAGAAGACATTGCCGACAAATGTGGTAAAATATCGATAAACTTAAGTTTAAgccttttaattaattaaagaaCAAATGTAATGACGACTACATAGCTAAAAAGCCTACGCATCGGAGGCGAAGGTTCCTTTCGTGAATAACTCAATCACGCCGGGAGGAACAATCAACGCAAGCAGAGGGTTTCCCGTCGGCACCGGCGGGACTTGAGCTCTGCACAGAGGACACGTGGACCGTTTCTCCAGCCACGGGTCGATGCAGCCGGCGTGGAAACAGTGGCTGCACGCCGTTAACCGCCTCATCTTCTCTCCCTCGGCCGCATCTTGAAGGCAAATAGAACAGTACGGCGACGAGTCATCTTCCTCCGCCGTTCTCTTCCCCCATCTCCGGCGGCGAATGGTGAATGTACGGTAGCGACGCCACGGACGGCTAGCGAGGAAACAAGCGAGTCTGAGGAAGAGACGGAGAGAGAAGACGACGACGGTGGCGATAATGAGGGATTCGCCGATCAACTGGGAGAATCTAATCACAGACTCGAGAAACATTCTCAGAGAAAGTGTTTTGAAGATTATGGCACAACTAACAAAGCTCTGTCTGAAGGTGTgtatttataaaggtttatctTGATGAAACGGACGGTCTTGATTCAAAGTGTTGGGGCGTAACGGCGgcgatataatattttttttttgtagcttcGAAGCACGTACATAAAAAATCGTCAATTTTGATCGAATGGTTCGTCAATTGACTAATCATTAAATGTTTCAAAATGGTCACTGGTCATTAGAATTCTCCAGTCTacgttttatttatataatggaGAGAATTGAGCTTAGCTTTAGATCAAATTAGTTTATTAACTAACAAAAAGCTCGTTTAcagttattaataatataaaaatctgGTACAACAACAAACCCGCTCAACACACATTTAACGTAGTCAATTTTCCTACCTCTCGTACAAAATTCAAACAAAGTAACATAACTAACGTTATTGTCtccacaaaacaaaaacaacgtttttcatttatataacgTTGGTAAGGGATATACGAAGCAGGCCATGGCTATTCAAATTAGGACCCAGCCAAtaaataatactccctccgtttttctATATATGACGTTtttgaagaatttttttgttccaaattatttgacgtttttaattttttatgtaaaatttattactaattaatgctagatgaccaatgatattatagtttctattttattattggttaaactGTGGTTAAATAAACaactaatgatgtttttgtttaaaaattaaatattttttaatctatgtgcataatCCTAAAGCGTCATGTATAaaaaaacggaaggagtatatTTTTTTCGTCGGCTACTAGATTTAAACCAACAAGTGAATGCTAgccaataaaaagaaaaacagaaagaTAAGATATTGGATGTTTCTAATAACCATTAATGTAACATTAGTTTATAACATCAacaaaaaataacacaaaacaaaacaagctCTACCTTGCACTAAAGATAGGTTCTGCATCAGGTCTAGACTGTGCTCTGCGTGTGTACTTCAGAAGCAAACCTTCCATAGAAAGTCTAGGAACTTGAAGATccctgcaacaacaacaaaacacaaTCAATTTCATAAATCCCCCCAAAAAAACTCATAATCTGATCAAATCATTAACCTTAAGTAAGGCTCCAAGTCTTTCCACTCCCACTTCGGTCTATGTTTAAACAGCACAGCGAACCGTTCAGCTGGAGTTGACGGCAGAGACCTAACGCTAAACGTGTAAACCCTTGTCTCAATCCCAATCCTCTCCGTTAAAACCTCGCCTTCAAGCATCTCGAACTTCTCTTCCATCCCTTCTGgtatcttcttcttccactcttCCATAAACCTCTCTACCCTCATCTTCTCCTCTCTCAGCACCTGTCTAGCGAAGTGCAAGCACACAAGCCTCGGCTCCAGCTTCCACTTGTTAGTCCCCTTCACCTCAGAGCCAAACACGCGCAAGCAGTGCCCCGCGAGTTGGGTAGGGAACTCGTCAGCTACCAACGAACTCACAACTTCCTCTTTGTCTAGATCATCAAAAGACCAACTGTTCAGCACACAGTTGTTAAGAAGCATTCTCAGAATCATGTCTAGGTAACTCTCGTCTATAACCCTCCAGTAACCATCAATCTCAATAGCGGAAAGACTCTCCAACCCTTTGAGTAACTCCTCATCGCTCGCTTGAATAATGTTAACCAAATCACTCCATGTGTACAAAACTCTATTCTTCTCTGacccatcatcatcatcatccatcaTGGCATCTACTTCACCAGGACCAAAAGGGCTTTCCAAGAGAAGCTGCTTGAGTTTGTCGAGTTTGGGAGAAACCTCAACAAGCTCCATGTTACCAGGAGCAAGTTTGATGACAGATACTTTTCCATGTGCATCGTCTTGGATGAAGCCAGGGGAGTTTGAAGGAGGGATAAGGAACATGGAGTTAGAGTTGCCAACAAACTTGATTGCGTAAGTCTTGGACTTGGTGCAGAGAACAGCGTCCTCATCAGGAAGTCCTCTCAATGTTACCCTGAAAATCAAAATACAAACAAATGGAATAGCTCTTAGTTCAGGACCGTCTAATAGCACGTGCAAGTGGAACAAAtctaaagataaaaattaaattctaattttataaaactatatacataatttatactttaaaaattgaaaatttaaaatatactgctaatattaaatttttattttataatagtctaaaaaattaaaatttaatctactagtctaaaaatttaaaattaaattctaattttataaaactatatacataatttatagtctaaaattttaaatttttaaatatactgctaatattaaattttaattttataatagtctaaaatttaaaattaaattttaattttataaaactatatacatactTTATagtctaaaatttaaaatttatggtctaaaaatttaaaatttaaatttaaaactaattcattacggttgacaaaaaaaaaactaattcattacattttaaatataccactaatatttttttttaaacagagtCTAAAAGCATCTCATGGGTAATTAATCAAACAAAGCCAAAGGCGTTCAGATCTTACCTTCCATTGAAGATATCTGAGACGAGATTGTCGTCAGCttcgagaagaagaagattatcGTGAGGTCCAAAGCACGGGTGATACGAAATCGGCACCGACGATCCGAGTCCCAGATTAATCACTGCTTCGGCTCCTCCACTGCTCCCACTTTCTTCCATCGCTAGgattcaaatcaaatcaaagcgAAGATCGGAGCTCGCGACTGCAATCAAATCAAATAGCAGCGATGAGTCTAATGGTTTAGGGTGAGAGTGAGACCTAGAGGTTGGTTCTTCCCGCTCAACAGCTTCGCGCGCCTTTGTGTTCAGCCACTTTCCGCTTAAGAGATCTAGAGGCCCATTTAATAGTAAGGCCCAATACTACgaaaagaaatacaaaacgGCACTCCGTCTATCATCTTGTGTTCAAAACGGCACGGAAATTACAAGGACTCTTTATGCGTCACAATAATCACAAGAGGATGCAATCTTTTGGTAGATTATAGGATGCAAGATTGATCGAAAGTTCCGGAGTGTTATTGTAGGCATAACCCTTCGTTGTAGTCATGTGATACAAAGAGAACACTTCCATCGATCTTGAAATCATTGTTCACTAATATTTGTGCGTAGTTGATCATACTATATAATAGAAACGGAGATTACCTAGTGATATAATTGACTACAGTATGCGGAGACATGGTGAGGAACCGAAGGATGCAAGACTCTTAAGTAAGCTTGTTGACAAGACTATCCGGCTCCATTTGCTAGCAGTGAAAGTACATGGTCAAGCATATTTAGAGAAGAGCGCACTTGGTTTAGAACAACACATATTTCAGATCCaccataaagaagaagaagaacgaaagatttttttggttatttttttttgacaaaaagatttttttggttattaaataaaagtacataatcAAAACAGTTACATTTGAtgtaaataagttttttttgcttgaatataattttacattcatttaaaaatatataattaactatatgATCAATGTTAAATAATCTCtccatatttatttaaatgacgTTTTGAAACGATTTGTTTGTTTCACTATACTTGACGCTTTGGAGAAATCAATGTAAATTATAGTGATAAAAGTATATTTATCCAATATTCAATGTGATATACAACATAAAATTGTTAATTAATGAAGTATAGAAAATGTAATGTACTAGATGCTTTAATTTGCGTAAAATTTCTACAACGTCGTATAAAAAAAAGAGggagtatatttttatttttttaactcaagTTTCACTATAACCTACACTCATAACTTTTAGCTATAGAGTAAATGAAATGTAAGCCCAATGATAAAGCACTGTGATATAAGAGATAAAAAAAGGCTTTAATTCAAAAGTATCCAATACTGTGATAGAGAGAGAGCAAGGCCCAAAGTGAAGAATAGTAGGCCACGTGGATAAACCAAGAAGAAACAGACGAACAAGCGTGTGTGTAACGACGACGTATCGTATCACCTAACAAGTGTCGGCTTCCACCATCCACGAGCTCCAATCTTTTTTGTTTGCCGTCACATGCTTGTCTTTCCCTTtctttataaaatgtatatacacTGGAatcaattaaataattatttacacACAACTTATTTTTCTGTTATTCTCAATCACCACTAAGAATTATTTCATGATTGGTTTTTAAAAAAGCTGAAAGAAAGTGGAGTATTCTCatatgtttccttgtttatGTGGATTGCATTCATACTGTATCTTTACATTCACGATCATGTCACTTTTATATGGAATAATATATCATAGATATTTCTAATATCAACGAACATCAAGACTCGATAATTTCACAATTAGACAGACAATGATAACCATATATGTATCAATTAAAAATGTGTTTTGCATAAATAATGTAAGgaaacttcatttttttttgtagttttccATGGAACTTTCGATGCATTGTTCATATACCATCGTTGACATACTACGTCGTAAGCATAGTTTTAATGAGTCAAATTAAGAGGACGTTTAGTTTAAACAATAGTTTTGGTTAAGTTTACAAGGTAATCATTACATATGCCATTTGTGATGAAGTGATGTTTGTTTTGACAATGATAAGATAGCAAATGTCAACGACATAAAGAATCATGAAAACTATGAAAATGTTCATCTTCCCACTACAAGCAACAACAAGCACACCcataaataaagtaaaaaaaaaaaaactatagtgaCGTTAATTAAATATGGACGAGATCTATCTTTAACCATAAGTATTAATCATCATCAACATTGCAACCAAACAGCATTGTAACCAAAACGGTAACGTGTCAAAAGCCTTTATTACCTGAattgtattttctttttttttgttcatttactCCCggcgattctctctctctctctctctctctctaaaagagAAGCTTCAGACAACAGAAGAAGACAACTTCTTGAACTCACTAGATCTTCttctttgttgttgttctcTGTCCGTAAagtttttttcaacttttttttccCGATGAGGTGTAAGAGACATATAGTTGATTTCAGCAGCAGCATCGGCGTTTGCGCTTCTTGCCTCCGTGAACGTCTCTTTTCCCTCGCCGCTTCAACCGCCGCGTCAGAAAGGatctctcctcctcctcgtccTCTGGTGTTCCCTCGCTCTGTTTCTCCTTACGTCTCCGCTAGAAAATCCGACGCCGGAAGAGCTTCTTCTAAAAACAGATTCTTCCCAACGCCGCAAGTCACCTCCACCGccggcggcggaggaggaggaggatcgtCGGAAAAAGTCTTCGACTCCGGCAGATCGTATAAGAAGAAACAGAGCAGGCTATCTCGGTTCTCTAGCTTATTCAGGTCAAGATCCGACGAGTTTCAAGACCCCTTCGTCGCGTCGACGTCGTCCACGTCGCGTTCTTGGCTCTCGAAGGTTCTCTCCGTCCGATCGAAAAAGCCGTCACCCAACGACACGTGCTACATCGAGGATTTGATCGCCTCCGAGTCAAGCCACCGACCGAGGCAGAGATACTGCAGAGGAATGTCACCCGCGACGGTGGATTACGACGACATCGAGGAAACTCCCGAGAGAGTGAAAAGAACGCCGGCGGCTGCGGCGGCGATGGGAACTCCGGGGAGAAGAAAGACGGCGATGATCGGTACGGGGATGGGTTTCTGCTTGAGTCCGTTAGTGAGAGCTAAACCTTCTAACTGGAAAGGGAAACTTCCGCCGGAATTTGGATACGCCACCACAGGGGAGATGAAGTCTCCGGCGAGGCCTCACATTTCGACGGCGGCGTCTTTTTGCGCGAACCGGTCTAAGAAGCTTGTCGATTTAGGACGGGTTGATCCTCGCCgttgatgtgtttttttttggtgtttggTCGTTATCAGACCGTTCTATATACGTAATTACTTAAATACCCCTCACAAGATTCATATGATAGTTTTTACTATACCAACAGATAATGAGTGGaaattttctctattttatagTGCAACTATGAAAGTCGCAATACTCTCGTAGtatattaaaacagattttaCCTCGGAGATTAGATGAAAAAAATCTAAGTGATAGATTTTAGAAGAATAAACGTATGACTAGTTCAGGTATGAATAATAGtcaaatattacaattttttcttttgaagTATTCAAATCAAGAACCAGTGTGCTTTGAGTAAATTTCattctatatattataataagacTATGAAAGTCTTTTGTATGGTATTTTTGAATGAAGTATAGTTATTTTTTGAATGAACTTTGAAAGTCTCGTTGTATAATGtacttgttattttatttagGAGATTAGAAGAACAAATCtatatgaaatattttagaagaagaagaagaaacctatGACTATTTCATGTCAGAATTAtcaaatattacaattttttaaaataaaaaatcaaatcaagaaTCAATGTGCTTTgtgagtaaataataaatgtgacatacatttgtccaaaaaaaaaaaaaagtgacatACCCTTGTGTTTCCCTTAATCTAGAAAAACAAAGTCTGACTTTTTAAAAGAGTTTCTCACTTCTCCTAGACATGGAAAAAGTCAAAGTTAACCATTAAGAAATCCAATTTACTAGTCTCAGTAGACATCACACTTGAAAAGAAGAAACCTTGAAGAAAAGGGCATGTAGATCCAATATCATAGGTCTCAATTTCGACTAAAGTTGAAGACTTTTAAGATCCAAGTACCCATCTAAGAGAGTTTCAAAGGTTATAAAGAGTAAAGACTATGtatgaatttaataaaaatatacgaGGTGGGTCCAAATTCGTTTTAAATTCGATGGGTCCAGTCCATAGCCGTGAATGAATAATATTGTAAAGAACTTGCAGTATAGATTTTTCGCCATCTTACACCATCAACGGTCATAAAAGGGAAGGTTGGCATTTAATGAGTGAGTTTTGAGGGGGAAGAGAAAGTGTTATATCGTGGCTCTACCATCTCCACTCTCACCTACATCTTCATTGATATCAAGTTACTcattctgtttttctttttttttgagggGGTCTCTCTTTAATTATAGTCATTATTGCGAATTATGTACATTTGATAGTTGGAAAATTCAAATAAGAACATAATtgtcatttatatttttagttattagtTGGCACTATAAATGGGCAACATACTAGatatactatattattaattgtGATTTGTGAAAGTCTCATTAGACAAATAAGCTTAACAAATTAAATTTTCAGATACTTAGTCATGTGATGCATAAATACAGAAATACTTCCAGCCTCAGGTGCAATAATGAAAACCAATCCTGCAAGTattctttattttcttgtatAATTATGcggtataataatttaaataatattaaaattattctttccattttattttaaatttggacATACagattacaaaaatatttaaaattatatatttaatatagaaaatatCATTACTAATACACCTAACCACAttttaacaaatataaaaatttattaaaataaaaaaatcaataaattttgtatttaaatttttgaaaaatacatttattttgaCACAAAAGTTTTAGAACGACTACTAAACTGAGACGTATGGAGTATTGAATTAGCACACTCTCTTTTTTTACAAGAAACATTTTATGTGTTTCTGCATGTTAAGAAAATGTATTAATTCATCAAAACGTATAGAATATGTTCATCAAAAGATAAAcgtttttctaaaaaataaatgtttaaatattCAATTTACCTTCAGTAATTCGTCAAAAATGCATAGAAACCGTTCAAGTGTATTTTTCAGAAACAAACTTTTTTCGCAAAACACTTGCCTTAAAAAGAAAGGagtatattctacatttttttttgtcaacaacataTATTCTTACATTGTTTGATAAAACAACTTTTCTAAATAATTAGTGGTTATGATAAATAGAACAAAACTATTTTGAACAAGGGGAATACCTGGGAACAGTGGGACTTTGCATTTAATTAGCTCATTAAAGCAGTCTGACCAAGAGACATGTGTTCGAACTTAATTCTATGTTTCTTTATGggtaaaacaaaaagaaaacaaaatattatattctcTATTCACCTGTCTTCACATGGAAGGTAGAAACAAGTAGAGTGTGTTTAATTCACATAGCTCACAGTTATATCA is drawn from Brassica rapa cultivar Chiifu-401-42 chromosome A05, CAAS_Brap_v3.01, whole genome shotgun sequence and contains these coding sequences:
- the LOC103866813 gene encoding sister chromatid cohesion protein DCC1, whose amino-acid sequence is MEESGSSGGAEAVINLGLGSSVPISYHPCFGPHDNLLLLEADDNLVSDIFNGRVTLRGLPDEDAVLCTKSKTYAIKFVGNSNSMFLIPPSNSPGFIQDDAHGKVSVIKLAPGNMELVEVSPKLDKLKQLLLESPFGPGEVDAMMDDDDDGSEKNRVLYTWSDLVNIIQASDEELLKGLESLSAIEIDGYWRVIDESYLDMILRMLLNNCVLNSWSFDDLDKEEVVSSLVADEFPTQLAGHCLRVFGSEVKGTNKWKLEPRLVCLHFARQVLREEKMRVERFMEEWKKKIPEGMEEKFEMLEGEVLTERIGIETRVYTFSVRSLPSTPAERFAVLFKHRPKWEWKDLEPYLRDLQVPRLSMEGLLLKYTRRAQSRPDAEPIFSAR
- the LOC103866815 gene encoding uncharacterized protein LOC103866815, whose translation is MRCKRHIVDFSSSIGVCASCLRERLFSLAASTAASERISPPPRPLVFPRSVSPYVSARKSDAGRASSKNRFFPTPQVTSTAGGGGGGGSSEKVFDSGRSYKKKQSRLSRFSSLFRSRSDEFQDPFVASTSSTSRSWLSKVLSVRSKKPSPNDTCYIEDLIASESSHRPRQRYCRGMSPATVDYDDIEETPERVKRTPAAAAAMGTPGRRKTAMIGTGMGFCLSPLVRAKPSNWKGKLPPEFGYATTGEMKSPARPHISTAASFCANRSKKLVDLGRVDPRR
- the LOC103866814 gene encoding E3 ubiquitin-protein ligase EL5, whose translation is MFLESVIRFSQLIGESLIIATVVVFSLRLFLRLACFLASRPWRRYRTFTIRRRRWGKRTAEEDDSSPYCSICLQDAAEGEKMRRLTACSHCFHAGCIDPWLEKRSTCPLCRAQVPPVPTGNPLLALIVPPGVIELFTKGTFASDA